CGTTGGTCTCCCACCCGAAGGTGGCCGAGGCCGCCGTCGTGGGCGCCACCGACCCCCAGACCACCCAGGCCATCTGCGCCTTCGTCATCCTGCGCGGCGGCGCGGCCGAGGACGAAGGTCTGGTCGAGGAGCTGCGCGCCCATGTGGCCAAGCAGCTCGGGCCGATCGCCAAGCCGAAGCGGATCCTTCCGGTCGCCGAGCTGCCCAAGACCCGCTCCGGCAAGATCATGCGGCGGCTGCTGAGGGACGTCGCGGAGAACCGGACGCTGGGTGACACCCAGACCCTCACCGACTCCTCGGTGATGGACCTGATCCAGTCCAAGCTGCCGAGCGCCGCCAGCGAGGACTGAGCGGACTGAGCGGCCCGGCGCGTGCGGCGCCGGGGCGGAGATTCGCGGATTCACAGGTGAGGGGCATCCGGGCGCCCGGATGCCCCTCACTCGCGTTGGTTACCCTGGCAGGGGTCGCGTAACGAACGCGGCAAGATCACGGGCGCGCCGGGAAGTCTGGTCGGCACACAGAGCACGTATGTCCGCCGACGCTCCTGGAGGCCCCCACCGTGTCCACGTCCCCCGACGGCAAAGAGCCCCGCCGCTCCGTCTTCCTCGGCAGGCTGCCCCTGGGGGAACGGATGTTCCTCACGGATGCGCTGCGCACCGAGACCGTCGGCGGCACGCTGCTGCTGGTGGCCGCCGTCCTGGCCCTCCTGCTGGCCAACACCCCGGCGAGCGGCTTCTACGACGACGTCAGGAACTTCCACCTCGGGCCCGAGTCCCTCCATCTGCGCCTGACGATCGCCGACTGGGCCAAGGACGGGCTGCTCACCGTCTTCTTCTTCGTTGCCGGGATCGAGCTGAAGCGCGAGCTGATCGCGGGCGAGTTGCGCGACCCGAGAGCCGCCGCGCTGCCGATCGTTTCCGCGCTGTGCGGCATGGCCGTACCAGCGCTGGTCTACGTCGCCATCACCCTCAGCGGCGGGGGTGACACGCAGGGCTGGGCCATCCCGATGGCCACCGACATCGCCTTCGCACTCGGCGTGCTGGCCGTGCTGGGCACCGGACTGCCCTCCGCGCTGCGGGCCTTCCTGCTCACGCTCGCGGTCGTGGACGACCTCGGTGCGATCGTCATCATCGCCATCTTCTACTCGGCGGGCGTCAGCATCGGCGCCCTGGCCGGAGCCGTCGCCGGGCTGGCGCTGTTCTGGTTCCTGCACCACAAGGCGGGGGTGCGCGGCTGGTACGTGTACGTGCCGCTCGGCGTGGTCGTCTGGGCGCTGATGCACGCCAGCGGGGTGCACGCGACGGTCGCCGGGGTCGCGATGGGACTGATGCTGCGCTGCACCGTCGGGCCGGGCGAGGAGGTCTCCCCTGCCGAGCGCGTCGAACACAAGGTCAGACCGCTGTCCGCCGGGCTCGCCGTGCCGGTCTTCGCGCTCTTCGCGGCGGGTGTCGGAGTGTCAGGCGGGGCACTGGCGGATGTGTTCGGCAAGCCGGAGACACTCGGTGTGGTCCTGGGCCTGCTCGTCGGCAAGACCGTGGGCGTCTTCGGTGGCGCGTGGCTGGCGGCCCGCTTCACCCGCGCGGAACTCAACCGCGACCTCGGCTGGCCGGACGTCCTGGCCATCGCCATGCTCGCCGGAATCGGCTTCACCGTCTCGCTCCTCATCAGCGAACTCGCCTTCACCGGGCGGCCCGGCCTGGCCGACGAGGCGAAGGCGGCGGTGCTGTGCGGCTCGCTGCTCGCCGCGCTCTGCTCCGCCGTACTGCTCAAGTTCCGCTCCAAGAAGCACCGTTCTCTCATGGAGGCCGAGGAGCGCGACGAGGACCAGGACGGCATCCCGGACATCTACCAGGAGGGCCGGCCCGAGTACCACCTGCGCATGGCGGCGCTCCTGGAGGCGAAGGCCGCCGAGCACCGCAGGCTCGCCGAAGTGGCCAGGGGCCAAGACGTGACGGACGATGGTCCGGCATGATTCGACGTTGACCGACGGGTAATCCGGCAGAACAGCCGGAGGATGCCCCGGACAGCATCGCGGGGAGCCCCCGGCTCGTGCCACGGCACGTCCCGGGCACGCACTTCGCCGTACGACAAAGGGAGAGAGAAGCGATGAGCGCAGCCGACGACGGCCGCAGCCTCGGACAACTGGTCGCGGCGGCGACCGCCGAGATGTCCGCGCTGGTGCACGACGAGATCGCCCTGGCCAAGGCCGAGCTGCGGCAGGACGCGAAGCGCGGCGCCATGGGAAGCGGCGCCGCGATCGTCGCGCTGGCCTTCCTGCTCTTCGCGCTCCCCGTGCTGAGCTTCGCCGCGGCCTACGGCATCCACAACCTGGGGCTCGGGCTCGCCTGGTCGTTCCTGATCGTGGGCGGCGCCTTCATCCTGCTGGCGCTCATCCTGCTGGGTCTGGCGGCGCTGAAGTTCAAGAAGATCTCCAAGAGCAAGGGCGCCCAGAAGTCGATGGCCTCCGCCAAGGAGAGCGCAGCCGTCCTCTCCCACGCCAAGCCCCACCCCCGCGAGGGGGAGGACAAGGCGGAGGAGAGCCGTCCTCTTGAGGGTGTGACACGCTCGTCTGTATGACCCTCGCAGAAAGCCCCGCGGCAGTGATCCGCGCCGACGGACCCTGGACCCACCGGGATGTGGCCGCCAACGGCGCGCGCTTCCACATCACCGAAATGGGTGAAGGTCCGCTGGTGCTGCTGCTGCACGGTTTTCCGCAGTACTGGTGGACCTGGCGCCATCAGCTGCCCGCGCTGGCCGACGCGGGGTACCGCGCCGTCGCGATGGACCTGCGCGGGGTGGGCGGCAGCGACCGTACGCCGCGCGGCTACGACCCGGCCAACCTCGCGCTCGATGTGACCGGTGTCATCCGCTCCCTGGGCGAGCCGGACGCGGCGCTCGTCGGACATGACCTGGGCGGCTACCTGGCGTGGACGGCCGCGGTGATGCGGCCCAAGCTGATCCGCCGGCTCGCCGTGGCCTCGATGCCGCACCCACGCCGCTGGCGCGCCTCGATGCTGGGCGACCTGCGGCAGACGGCCGCCAGCTCCTACATCTGGGGCTTCCAGCGGCCCTGGGTGCCGGAACGTCAGCTCGTCGCGGACGGAGGAGCCCTGGTGGGCCGGCTGATCCGGGACTGGGCGGGGCCCAAGCTGGCCGGACCCGCCGAGGACACGGCGGTCGAGAACTACCGCCGCGCGATGTGCGTGCCCTCCACGGCGCACTGCTCGGTCGAGCCGTACCGCTGGATGGTGCGCTCGATGGCGCGGCCGGACGGTGTGCAGTTCTACCGCCGGATGAAGCGGCCGGTGCGGGTGCCGACCCTCCACCTGCACGGCTCACTCGATCCGGTGATGCGCACGCGCAGTGCCGCCGGGTCGGGCGAGTACGTCGAAGCGCCGTACCGCTGGCGGCTGTTCGACGGGCTGGGCCACTGGCCCCAGGAGGAGGACCCGGTGGCCTTCACCACTGAGCTGGTGAACTGGCTGGGAGACCCGGAACCGGACCGCTGATCCACCCCGGGGAGCCGTCCCGCTGACCTGCCGTGACCACTCAGCGAAATCAAACATGTGCCCGCCGCATAGGCCAATTCGGGACCCCGGAGGCGATTACCGACCTTGGGGCGGGGGCAGGGACCCCGGTATGGGCTGGTCGCACGACTTCCGTGACGTGGCACGTAATCGCAGCCATCTGAGGGCCCCGCGAGCGCAGGCTTCCGCGCGCTTCGCGGCCCGGCTGGAGCCTTCGGATCCCGAGTTGGGAATCCCCCGCATTCTGCGCCGTCGCGCCCGCTGGGTGGGCGCACGGCTGCGGCATACGCGCACCTGAGCCGGGGCCGGGCGGCCCCACATAAGGCGAGCCCGGACCCGGCGCCTCACATCAGCGCGCCGGGGCCCGGTCTCACATGGCGCAGCCCTTGCTGTCGGCCTGCCGCTGGGCCGTACGGCCCTTGGTGATGTCCTCGCGCACCTCATCGGCGCTGAGGGCGTACCCGGTGTCGCTGTCGTCCAGGGACTTGGCGAAGATCACGCCGTAGACGCGGCCATCCGGTGTGAGCAGCGGCCCGCCCGAATTCCCCTCCCGGATGGTGGTGTAGAGCGAGTACACGTTCCGTGTGACCGTGCCACGGTGGTAGATGTCCGCGCCGCTGGGCTGCATACGGCCGCGCACGCGCGCGGCCCGCACGTCGAAGGCGCCGTTCTCCGGGAAGCCCGCGACGATGGCGCTGTCGCCGCTGACCGCGTCCTGTGCGGCGAAGCGCAGCGCGGGCGCGTTCAGCCCGGGGACCTTGAGGACGGCGATGTCCCGCTTCCAGTCGTAGAGCACGACCCGTGCGTCGTAGCGCTGTCCCTCGCCGCCGATCTGCACGGTCGGCTTTTGCACGCCGCCGACGACGTGAGCGTTCGTCATCACCTTGTCGTGCGAGAAGACGAAGCCGGTGCCCTCCAGCTCCTTGGCGCAGCTGGGCGCGGTACCGACGACCTTGACGATGCTGCGCTTTGCCCGCTGGGCCACCGGGCCGGAGGCCAGCTCGGGGTCCGGCGGCGGCACGTCGCGGATCTGCTCGTTGGAGAAGGGCGAGAAGACCTGCGGGTAGCCGTTCTTGGCCAGCACGGAGGAGAAGTTCGCGAACCAGCTGCTGGCCTGCTGGGGCATCACCCGCGAGATGCCGAGCAGCACGTTGGAGCCGCGCACCTCCTTGCCGAGGGTCGGCAGCGCCGTACCGGCCATCGCGGCACCGATCAGCCAGGCGACGACGAGCATGGCCAGCACGTTGACGAGGGCACCGCCGGTTGCGTCCAGGGCGCGCGCGGGCGACCAGGTGATGTACAGGCGCAGCTTGTTACCCAGGTGCGTGGTGAGCGCCTGGCCGACGGACGCGCAGATGATCACGAGGATCACCGCGCTCACGGCCGCCACCGTGCCCGGTCTGTTCCCGTCCGTGAATTGGTCCCACAGCAGCGGCAGGACAAGCAGCGCGACCAGTCCGCCCGCCATGAAGCCGAGGACGGAAAGGATGCCGACGACGAACCCCTGGCGGTATCCGATGACCGCGAACCATACGGCTGCCAGCACCAGCAGTAAGTCCAGCACGTTCACCGAATCAGCCTCGCCTCGGATCCACCTGACAGTACGATCGCCGCTCCCGCGAGGAGAGCGGGCCGCTCTGCGAAAAGAGCGGGAGAGATACCGTCTCATGTGCGCGGGGCGGCTCTGTCACGTGTCCTGGGGCTTCGGGGGGAACGGTCATCTGTGCCGGGCCCGGGAGAGGGCCCGCAGGCGGGGAGGCCGGGACGGCGGCGTCGGTCATGTGTGCCAGTCGAGCGGGACCCGGCGGTTCTGGTCCCAGGGGCGCTCCCACCCGGCGAAGTGCAGGATCCGGTCGATCACACCCGCGGTGAAGCCCCATACGAGCGCGGAGCCCACGCGGAAGGCAGGGCCCGCGTGTCCGGCCGGATGCACGGCCATGACGCGGTGGGCGGGGTCGGTCAGGTCGGCCACCGGCACGGTGAACACCCGCGCCGTCTCCCCCGGATCCACCGGCGTGACGGGTGTGGGGCGGCGCCACCAGCCGAGCACGGGTGTGACGACGAAGCCGCTCACCGGGATGTAGAGGCTCGGCAGGACGCCGAACACCTGCACGCCCGAGGGGTCGAGCCCGGTCTCCTCCTCGGCCTCCCGCAGCGCGGCCCGCAGCCGGCCCTCGCCCTGCGGATCCCCGTCCTCCGGATCGACGGAACCGCCGGGGAAGGAAGGCTGGCCCGCGTGCGAGCGCAGGCTGGAGGCCCGCTCCATCAGCAGCAGCTCGGGACCCCGGGGGCCCTCGCCGAAGAGCACCAGCACGGCGGAGGGGCGGCCTCCGCCGTCGGGGGGCGGCAGGAAGCGGCTGAGCTGACTCGCCTCGACGGTCCGCGCGGCGTCCCGTACGGGCACCAGCCATTCGGGCAGACCGTGGTCGCTGACCTCCACGGGCACGGGGGAATCCCCGTGTGTGGACCTCGCGCTCGTCACTGGGCGGCACCGGCGGCCGGGGCACGGGAGGGCAGGGGCGGCGCCGGCTGTCCGGGGTAGTCGGCCGGCGGTTTGAGCCGCTGCCCCGGCTGGCCGCCCATCTCGTACTTGAGCAGCTTCTTGGCCTTCTCCGGGTCGGTCTCGCCCTCGCCGTAGGAGGGGCACAGCTCGGCGATGGGGCACGCGCCGCAGGCGGGCTTACGGGAGTGGCAGATGCGGCGGCCGTGAAAAATGGTGCGGTGCGAGAACATCGTCCACTCGCTCTTGGGGAGCAGCGCGTCAATCTCCTGCTCGACCTTGACCGCGTCGGTCTGCTCGGTGAGCTTCCAGCGGCGCACCAGACGGCCGAAGTGCGTGTCCACGGTCAGGCCCGGGACGCCGAAGGCGTTCCCCAGCACCACGAACGCGGTCTTGCGGCCGACACCGGGCAGGGTGACGAGCTCGTCGACGGTGCCGGGAACCTCGCCGCCGAAGTTGTCGCGCAGGGCGGCGGACAGGCCCAGGAGGGACTTCGCCTTGGAACGGAAGAATCCGGTGGGCCGGATCAGCTCCTCCAACTCCTCCGGATTGGCCGCCGCCATGTCCTCGGGGGTGGGGTACGAGGCGAAGAGCGCGGGCGTCGTCTGGTTGACCCGCAGGTCCGTGGTCTGCGCGGACAGGACGGTGGCGACGAGCAGCTCGAAGGGGTTCTCGAAGTCCAGCTCGGGGTGCGCGTAGTAGTACACATCGGCCAGCGCTTCGTTGATCCGGGCGGCGCGGCGGGCCCTGGACGCCTTGGACTCGGTAGAGGTGCCGCCGGATGCCTTCTTGGCGGCCGGCTTCTTGGCGGCCGGCTTCTTGGTGGCGGGCTTCTTGGTGGCCGATTTCTTCGCGGCGGTGTTGACAGGCGCCTTCTTCGCAGCGGTGTGGACAGGCGCCTTCTTCGCAGCGGTCTTGGCAGGCGCCTTCTTCGCGGCGGTCTTGTTCGCCGCCGGTGTGGCCTTCTTGGCGGTGGCTCTGGTGGCGGTCTTCTCGGCGGTGGCCTTGGTGCCCGCTGTCTTCTTGGCCGCTGTTTTCCTGGCCGGGGCCTTCTTCGCCGCCGTCTTCTTCGCCGCCGTCGGGCCGCCCGTCGCCCTCTTGGCCGCCTCGCGTTCGCTCACAGCGGAATCCTCCGTCACCGTCACCCGCCCAGCCCCCTCTCTGTCCGTGCACTTCCCGGGGTGGTGGACACTCGGCCAGACTAAAGGGGCCCACCGACATTCGCGGCGCACACAGCCGATCCACGGCCCTAGCGGGACCTGCCTTGGGGGTCACTGCGTGCGTGCGTCAAACTTGTGACTGATTGCTGTGACTGATCGCACTGTTTCACCGTCCGGCATCATGGGTTCCACGGATCCCATGGGCAGGTCGACAAGGAGAGAACTCGTGGACGACGTTCTGCGGCGCGCCCCGCTCTTCGCGGCGCTCGATGAGGAGCAGGCCGCTGAGCTGCGTGCCTCCATGGCGGAGACAACGCTGGCTCGCGGTGAGGCCCTCTTCCACGAGGGTGACCCGGGGGACCGCCTCTATGTGGTGACCGAAGGCAAGGTGAAGCTGCACCGCACCTCGCCGGACGGACGCGAGAACATGCTCGCTGTTCTCGGCCCCGGTGAGCTGATCGGTGAGCTGTCCCTGTTCGACCCGGGCCCACGCACGGCGACGGCCTCCGCGCTGACCGAGGTCAAGCTGCTGGGCCTGGGCCACGGCGACCTCCAGCCGTGGCTGAACGCCCGCCCCGAGGTCGCGACGGCGCTGCTGCGCGCCATCGCACGGCGGCTGCGGCGCACCAACGACTCCATGTCCGACCTGGTCTTCTCCGACGTGCCCGGACGAGTGGCCAAGCAGCTGCTCGACCTGTCGCGGCGCTTCGGGGTGCAGTCCGAGGAGGGCATCCACGTCGTGCACGACCTGACGCAGGAGGAGCTGGCCCAGCTGGTCGGCGCCTCCCGCGAGACCGTGAACAAGGCGCTGGCCGACTTCGCCGGGCGCGGCTGGCTTCGGCTGGAGGCCCGCGCGGTCATCCTGCTGGACATCGAGCGGCTGGCGAAGCGCTCCCGCTGACCGCCCGGCACGTGCCGCCGCCCGGATCCGATCCGTGACGGTAAGGGGCATCCTCTCTGGAGGGTGCCCCTTACGCGTGTGCCCTTTACGCACGTCCCGTGGCCCGCGAGTGTCCCCGTGGCGCCGGAGGATGCGAGAACGGGGTGCGCGTCCTCGGCACCTCTTGGATCAGCTGCTCGACACCTATCGGGCTGGCCCGCGTCCGCGTGAGATCAGCCCGTGTTCGCGCAGGTAGTCGAGCTGTGCCCGTACGGAGAGTTCCGCCGCCGGCCACAGCGAGCGGTCCACGTCGGCGTAGACGTGCGCGACGACCTCGGATGCCGTGCGGTGGCCCGCCTCGACGGCCGTCTCGACCTGGGCGAGCCGCTTGGCGCGGTGGGCCAGGTAGAAGTCGATGGCGCCCTGTGCGTCATCCAGTACCGGCCCGTGCCCCGGCAGGATCCGGCTGACCCCGTCGTCCACCGTCAGGGAGCGCAGCTCGCGCAGGGAGTCGAGGTAGTCGCCGAGCCGCCCGTCCGGATGAGCGACGACTGTGGTGCCACGGCCCAGCACCGTGTCACCCGTCAGCACGGCGCCGTCGGCGGGCAGGTGGAAGGAGAGCGAGTCGGCCGTGTGCCCGGGTGTGGGGACCACGTGCAGTTCCAGGCCGCCCGTGGTGACGACGTCGCCCACGCCGAGCCCCTCGCCGCCCAGCCGCAGCGCCGGGTCGAGGGCCCGCACCGGAGTGCGGGTCAGCTCCGCGAACCGCGCCGCGCCCTCGGCGTGGTCCGGATGCCCGTGCGTGAGCAGGGTGAGCGCGACGCGCCTGCCGGCCCGTTCGGTGGCGGCGATGACGGCGCGCAGGTGGGAGTCGTCCAGGGGCCCGGGGTCGATGACGACGGCGAGATCCGAGTCCGGTTCGGCGACGATCCAGGTGTTGGTGCCGTCGAGGGTCATGGCCGAGGGGTTGGGAGCGAGCACGCAGTGGGCGCGTGGGCCTGCCTGCCCGCTGATCACCCCGCCTCGCGGCTGTCCGGGAAGGGCTGCGGCGTCGGTCATGCCGGATCGATCCTCTTGGTGAACTCGTCGTGTCCCGGCCAGCTCAGCACGATCTCCCCGCCCTCCAGGCGGGCCCGTGCGAGGACCGGGGTCAGGTCGCGGTCCGCCGCCGCTGCCAGGGCTTCGGCGGCCGTCGCGTACGGGAGCAGCTCCCGCAGCGCGGAGATGGTGGGCGGCATCATCAGCAGCTCGCCCCTGTCGTAGCCCGCGGCGGCCTCCTCGGGGCGTACCCAGACGGTGCGGTCGGCCTCGGTGGACGCGTTGCGGGTGCGCTGGCCCTCCGGGAGGGCGGCCACGAAGAAGAACGTGTCGTAGCGCCGCTTCTCGAACTCGGGCGTGATCCAGCGCGCCCAGGCCCCCAGCAGGTCGGCACGCAGGACGAGGCCCCTGCGGTTGAGGAAGTCGGCGAAGGACAGCTCGTGGGCCACCAGAGCGGCCCTGTCGGCCTCCCAGTCCTCCCCCGTGGTGTCCGCCACGACCGTGCGCGGGTCCGGCCCGGCCAGGAGCACCCCGGACTCCTCGAAGGTCTCCCGGACAGCGGCACACACGATGGAGCGCGCCGTCGCCTCGTCCGTGCCGAACCGCTCGGCCCACCGCGCGCCGGTGGGTCCCGTGCTGTCGGTCGCGCGTGCGTCACGCGGGTCGACGGAACCGCCCGGATAGGCGTACGCGCCGCCCGCGAACGCCATGGAGGCACGGCGGCGCAGCATGTGGACGGCCGGTCCTTCGGGAGCGTCACGCAAAAGCATGACGGTCGCGGCTCTTCGCGGGGCGACGGGCGTGAGTTCGCCCGCTGCCATGGCGCGGATACGCTCCGGCCACTCGGACGGGTACCACTGGCCGTTCTGGGTGGACGACATGGCCGGATGCTACGGCCCACCGCGTCGATGTTCGAGAGGCGACCGACGTGCCGGCATCCGGTCGCACGGGCTGGAAGTGCGCATATCCGGTCACGCGAGCCGATCATGCGGGCATCCGGTCACGCGGAACATCGCCCGGCATCCGGTCGCGCCAACGTCACCGGCGACCTCGGGGTGGCATCCGGTCACGCGCGACCGTCCGGCGCGGCATCCGGAGGCCAGCGGGGAACGGCCGACGGGCCGACCCCGAGGACCCGACGGCCGTGTGCGCCGTCAGGCCGTCCGGATCGGCCCTTTCCGTCCCGTGCGGAAGCCCGCCCCTGCGGCAGCCCGGTCAGAGGGCTGCCGGACGGCGCTCAGTCGGCCAGCTCGACCTGGGCCTCGACCTCCACGGGCGCGTCCATCGGCAGCACGGCGACGCCGACGGCGCTGCGCGCGTGCACGCCCTTCTCACCCAGGACCTCGCCGAGCAGCTCGCTCGCGCCGTTGATGACACCGGGCTGGCCGGTGAAGTCCGGCGCGGAGGCGACGAATCCGGTGACCTTGACGACACGTGCGACCCGGTCGAGGTCCCCGGCGACCGACTTCACCGCGGCCAGCACGTTCAGCGCGGCCGTACGCGCCAGCTCCTTCGCCTCCTCGGGGGTGACCTCGCCGCCGACCTTCCCGGTCAGCGGGAGCGTGCCCTCGACCAGGGGGACCTGGCCCGCGGTGTAGATGTACTTGCCCGACTGCACCGCGGGCACGTAGGCACCCGCGGGGGTGGCGGTCACCGGCAGCGTCAGGCCGAGCTCCGCCAGCTTGTCCTCGACCGCGCTCACGCTTCCTTCTCCCGCTTCAGGTATGCCACGAGCTGCTCGGGGTTGTTCGGCCCGGGCACGACCTGGACCAGCTCCCAGCCGTCCTCGCCCCAGGTGTCCAGGATCTGCTTGGTCGCGTGCACGAGGAGCGGCACGGTCGCGTATTCCCACTTCGTCATGGGGACGACCCTAACGGCTGCGGCCACCCCCGCACGGGCGCGGTGGTTCCGGCTGTTCAAGCCCGGAAGAGGCTTCCGCGGGGAACCCGGCGCGTAGGCGGGGCGCGCGCTGGTTAGGCTCCCAGCCGTGAGCAGGCTTCACGTAGTGACCGGCAAGGGCGGGACCGGCAAGACGACGGTCGCCGCCGCACTAGCGCTGGCTCTGGCCGACGGCGGGCAGCGCACGCTGCTCGTCGAGGTCGAGGGCAGGCAGGGCATCGCCCAGCTCTTCGAAACCGAGCCGCTTCCCTACGAGGAACGCAAGATCGCCGTCTCGCACGGCGGCGGCGAGGTGTACGCGCTGGCCATCGACGCGGAGAGGGCGCTGCTGGACTACCTCCAGATGTTCTACAAGCTCGGCAGCGCCGGCCGCGCGCTCAAGCGCCTGGGCGCCATCGACTTCGCGACGACCATCGCGCCGGGGCTGCGCGACGTGCTGCTGACCGGAAAGGCGTGCGAGGCGGTGCGGCGCAGGGACAAGCACCAGCGTCCCGTCTACGACGCCGTGGTGATGGACGCGCCGCCCACCGGCCGCATCGCCCGCTTCCTGGGCGTGAACGAGGAGGTGGCCGGACTGGCGAAGGTCGGCCCCGTCCACAACCAGGCGCAGGCCGTGATGCGGGTCCTCAAGTCGCCGGAGACGGCGGTGCACCTGGTGACGCTGCTGGAGGAGATGCCGGTCCAGGAGACCGTCGACGGCATCACCGAGTTGCGCTCGGCCGGGCTGCCCACCGGAAGCGTGGTGGTCAACATGGTCCGCCCGAGGCTGCTGGACGAGGAGCACCTGAAGGCAGCGGACGGGCACAGGGCCGAGGTCGCGCGCGCCTTCGCACGCGCCGGCCTGGGCGGCGCACGGCGCGGAGGGCACGCCGAGCGCCTCGTCGCACCGCTTCTGGAGCAGGGCAGGGAGCACGCGGAGCGCGTCGGGCTGGAGCGGGGGCTGCGCGAGGAACTGCGCGAGCAGGGCCTTCCCATGCGGGAACTGCCCCTGCTGAGCGAGGGAGTCGAGCTGGCGGGCCTGTACGGCATGGCCGGCGAGCTGCGCGCCCAGTGGCAGACCGGAACCGGCGGGAGGCAGCGATGAGCCGCACAGAGCGCGAGAGGGGCCCCTCGGTCTCTCAGGAGGCGGCAGAGGCAGCGGAGGCGGCAGCGGCCACAGACGCGGCGGAGACCCCCGCACCCGGCGAGGGGACGGCACCCATGGACCCGCTGGACGCCAAGGCCCTGGACATCGACCCGCTCCTGGAGGACCCCAACACCCGCATCGTCGTCTGCTGCGGCTCCGGTGGGGTCGGCAAGACGACCACGGCTGCGGCGCTGGGCGTGCGGGCCGCCGAGCGCGGTCGCCGCGCCGTCGTACTGACGATCGACCCCGCCCGCCGCCTCGCGCAGTCGATGGGCCTCTCGGAGCTGGACAACACCCCGCGCGAGGTCCCGGGCGTCGACACCTCGGCGGGCGGCGAACTGCACGCCATGATGCTCGACATGAAGCGCACGTTCGACGACATAGTCGAAGCGCACGCGGATCCCGACCGCGCCAAGGCGATTCTGGAAAACCCCTTCTACCAGTCGCTGTCCGCCGGATTCGCGGGGACGCAGGAGTACATGGCGATGGAGAAGCTGGGGCAGCTGCGCTCCGGCGACGAGTGGGACCTGATCGTCGTGGACACCCCGCCCTCGCGCTCGGCGCTGGACTTCCTGGACGCCCCCAAGCGGCTGGGCTCCTTCCTGGACGGGAAGTTCATCAAGCTGATGATGGCTCCGGCCCGGGTCGGCGGCCGGGCCGGCATGAAGTTCGTGAACCTGGGGATGGCGGGCCTGTCGATGTTCACGGGCGCGCTCAACAAGCTTCTGGGCGCCGGGCTCCTGCGGGACGTCCAGACCTTCGTCGCCGCCATGGACACCATGTTCGGCGGCTTCCGTACCCGCGCCGACGCCACCTACCGGCTGCTCCAGGCGCCGGGCACGGCCTTCTTGGTGGTGGCGGCACCCGAGCGGGACGCGCTGCGCGAGGCCGCGTATTTCGTGGAACGGCTGGCCGCCGACCGGATGCCCCTCGCCGGACTGGTGCTCAACCGGATGCACGGGAGCGAGGCGGCCGGACTGAGCGCCGAGCGGGCCCTCGCCGCCGCCGAAAATCTTGAGGACGGCGGCATTGTGGATCGCGGCCAGGGGAAGGGTGGAGGACACAGCGCCCCGTCGGCCGGTCCAGAGGATCCCGAGGACGGCTCCCCCGCCTTCGAGGACCCCGGCTCCGCCGGATCCGTCACCACCTCACGAGCCTCTCGCACGACCCACGCCGATGCCGCCACGCCCGCCGAGCAGGCGGGCACCGCCCGCGCGAGCGGGGAGACCGACACCACCGGGGGGAACGAGAAGACACAGCGAACGACGCCGGACGCGCGTATGGGCGCACCTGACGGCAGCACAG
This sequence is a window from Streptomyces sp. NBC_01775. Protein-coding genes within it:
- a CDS encoding DUF4177 domain-containing protein encodes the protein MTKWEYATVPLLVHATKQILDTWGEDGWELVQVVPGPNNPEQLVAYLKREKEA
- a CDS encoding ArsA family ATPase; the encoded protein is MDPLDAKALDIDPLLEDPNTRIVVCCGSGGVGKTTTAAALGVRAAERGRRAVVLTIDPARRLAQSMGLSELDNTPREVPGVDTSAGGELHAMMLDMKRTFDDIVEAHADPDRAKAILENPFYQSLSAGFAGTQEYMAMEKLGQLRSGDEWDLIVVDTPPSRSALDFLDAPKRLGSFLDGKFIKLMMAPARVGGRAGMKFVNLGMAGLSMFTGALNKLLGAGLLRDVQTFVAAMDTMFGGFRTRADATYRLLQAPGTAFLVVAAPERDALREAAYFVERLAADRMPLAGLVLNRMHGSEAAGLSAERALAAAENLEDGGIVDRGQGKGGGHSAPSAGPEDPEDGSPAFEDPGSAGSVTTSRASRTTHADAATPAEQAGTARASGETDTTGGNEKTQRTTPDARMGAPDGSTAPDEDADDTTAADDTATLAAGLLRLHAERMRLLARERRTRDRFTALHPEVPVAEVTALPGDVHDLEGLRTIGERLAQQQR
- a CDS encoding ArsA-related P-loop ATPase produces the protein MSRLHVVTGKGGTGKTTVAAALALALADGGQRTLLVEVEGRQGIAQLFETEPLPYEERKIAVSHGGGEVYALAIDAERALLDYLQMFYKLGSAGRALKRLGAIDFATTIAPGLRDVLLTGKACEAVRRRDKHQRPVYDAVVMDAPPTGRIARFLGVNEEVAGLAKVGPVHNQAQAVMRVLKSPETAVHLVTLLEEMPVQETVDGITELRSAGLPTGSVVVNMVRPRLLDEEHLKAADGHRAEVARAFARAGLGGARRGGHAERLVAPLLEQGREHAERVGLERGLREELREQGLPMRELPLLSEGVELAGLYGMAGELRAQWQTGTGGRQR
- a CDS encoding NUDIX hydrolase — protein: MSSTQNGQWYPSEWPERIRAMAAGELTPVAPRRAATVMLLRDAPEGPAVHMLRRRASMAFAGGAYAYPGGSVDPRDARATDSTGPTGARWAERFGTDEATARSIVCAAVRETFEESGVLLAGPDPRTVVADTTGEDWEADRAALVAHELSFADFLNRRGLVLRADLLGAWARWITPEFEKRRYDTFFFVAALPEGQRTRNASTEADRTVWVRPEEAAAGYDRGELLMMPPTISALRELLPYATAAEALAAAADRDLTPVLARARLEGGEIVLSWPGHDEFTKRIDPA
- a CDS encoding RidA family protein, which encodes MSAVEDKLAELGLTLPVTATPAGAYVPAVQSGKYIYTAGQVPLVEGTLPLTGKVGGEVTPEEAKELARTAALNVLAAVKSVAGDLDRVARVVKVTGFVASAPDFTGQPGVINGASELLGEVLGEKGVHARSAVGVAVLPMDAPVEVEAQVELAD
- a CDS encoding MBL fold metallo-hydrolase, yielding MTDAAALPGQPRGGVISGQAGPRAHCVLAPNPSAMTLDGTNTWIVAEPDSDLAVVIDPGPLDDSHLRAVIAATERAGRRVALTLLTHGHPDHAEGAARFAELTRTPVRALDPALRLGGEGLGVGDVVTTGGLELHVVPTPGHTADSLSFHLPADGAVLTGDTVLGRGTTVVAHPDGRLGDYLDSLRELRSLTVDDGVSRILPGHGPVLDDAQGAIDFYLAHRAKRLAQVETAVEAGHRTASEVVAHVYADVDRSLWPAAELSVRAQLDYLREHGLISRGRGPAR